The proteins below are encoded in one region of candidate division TA06 bacterium B3_TA06:
- a CDS encoding MFS transporter, with the protein MDWRKASLPFIPPIFFGQRPKKEDLVLRSFHPPGEREHYIIDNPPLAHTLSFNVRRVSRKDRSVANVKNFITKRRDGLKLLTRAFGYRNFRLYFGGHTVSLIGYWMQRVALGWLVYRITNSPLILGVVGFTTMIPNFFISPFAGVLIDRVSRHRVILTSQILASLQALVLAVLTLTDVIQLWHIIALSLFYGLIRAFDIPARQAFIVQMVEQRENVGNAIALNSAIFNIARLIGPSLAGLVVAFAGEGICFLTNSAAYLVIICCLLLMRLAPMENRRKDSHPVQDLKEGVRYAYGTGSIRSILVLISVIALMGLPYLNLMPVVAKDVLAGDSRTFGYLMGAVGVGAVIGALIIGTRKSFVGLWKVIPIASAIFGAAIAASSFSRNVYLSIGLMALAGFGQMVQFASANTLVQNIVDEDKRGRVMSLYTMSLLGVLPFGNLLMGWLADRIGAPLTLLAGGSVVVVAALIFATRLGHFREIASPRHVIT; encoded by the coding sequence ATGGACTGGCGAAAAGCCAGCCTACCTTTTATCCCTCCGATCTTTTTCGGCCAAAGGCCGAAAAAGGAGGATCTTGTTCTGCGATCCTTTCACCCTCCGGGTGAAAGGGAGCATTATATTATTGACAATCCACCTCTAGCCCATACACTGTCCTTTAATGTCCGCAGAGTATCCCGAAAAGACAGGTCAGTCGCCAACGTGAAGAACTTCATCACCAAGCGCAGGGACGGTCTCAAGCTTCTCACCCGTGCGTTTGGCTATCGCAACTTCAGGCTCTACTTTGGTGGGCACACGGTATCGCTTATCGGCTACTGGATGCAGCGGGTGGCCTTAGGCTGGCTGGTCTACCGGATCACCAACTCACCCCTCATCCTTGGTGTGGTGGGCTTCACCACCATGATCCCCAACTTCTTCATCTCCCCCTTTGCCGGAGTACTCATCGATCGCGTAAGCCGCCACCGGGTGATACTTACCTCCCAGATCCTTGCATCACTGCAGGCGCTTGTGCTTGCCGTGCTCACCCTTACAGACGTCATCCAGCTCTGGCACATTATCGCCTTAAGCCTCTTTTACGGGCTTATCCGTGCCTTCGATATCCCTGCCAGGCAGGCGTTTATAGTGCAGATGGTGGAGCAGCGGGAGAACGTGGGCAACGCCATCGCCTTGAACTCGGCCATCTTCAACATCGCAAGGCTCATCGGCCCCTCCCTGGCCGGGCTGGTGGTGGCGTTCGCAGGCGAAGGGATTTGCTTTTTAACAAACTCCGCCGCCTACCTGGTCATCATCTGCTGTCTTCTACTCATGAGACTTGCGCCCATGGAGAACCGCCGGAAGGACTCCCACCCGGTGCAGGACCTCAAGGAAGGGGTCAGATACGCTTACGGCACCGGCTCGATCCGCTCCATCCTTGTCTTGATCTCGGTCATCGCCTTGATGGGCCTACCCTATCTCAATCTCATGCCGGTGGTGGCAAAGGACGTGCTCGCTGGTGACTCGCGCACCTTCGGCTATCTGATGGGAGCGGTGGGCGTGGGGGCGGTGATCGGGGCTTTAATCATCGGCACGCGAAAGAGCTTCGTTGGGCTGTGGAAGGTTATACCCATCGCTTCTGCGATCTTCGGCGCGGCCATCGCCGCCTCCTCGTTCTCACGCAACGTCTATCTCAGCATAGGATTAATGGCCCTGGCGGGTTTTGGTCAGATGGTACAGTTCGCCTCAGCCAACACCCTAGTGCAGAACATCGTGGACGAGGACAAGCGCGGCAGGGTCATGAGCTTATACACCATGTCGCTTCTGGGGGTGCTGCCGTTCGGTAACCTCTTGATGGGCTGGCTGGCAGACCGAATAGGCGCGCCTTTGACCCTTCTTGCAGGCGGCAGTGTGGTGGTGGTTGCCGCCCTCATCTTCGCCACCAGGCTCGGCCACTTCAGGGAGATAGCCTCACCCCGACACGTAATTACGTAG
- a CDS encoding mechanosensitive ion channel protein MscS, with protein sequence MNHTEVDLKDFFASIATAWPAIRDWLLSTGIQIGITLVIAVLLTWLIGFLIKRALRRTEAAETPEAIDRAKRLKTVLGALRLLAGVVIWVIAGITILGQLKISIGPILAGLGVIGVAVGFGAQSLVKDFLAGIFLIVENQLRVGDIVRIGDAMGVVETLSLRITQVRGLNGHLFTIPNGEIKMVENMTMKWARAIVKVGVAYRSQIERVIEALGKAAADIKADEAFGSYVLETPQIKAIDDFAASSIDVALWIKTQPAKQWDIGRMARRYIKKRFDEAGIEIPFPQVTLSIGPNEAELLAVFGQERRSAPTPPQG encoded by the coding sequence TTGAACCACACGGAGGTGGATTTGAAAGATTTTTTTGCATCTATTGCAACAGCCTGGCCTGCGATCCGCGACTGGCTGCTTTCTACCGGAATCCAGATCGGCATAACGCTGGTAATAGCCGTGTTACTCACCTGGCTTATAGGGTTCCTTATCAAGCGTGCTCTGCGCAGGACGGAGGCGGCCGAGACGCCGGAGGCCATCGACCGGGCCAAGCGCCTGAAGACCGTCCTCGGCGCGCTGAGATTACTGGCTGGGGTGGTAATCTGGGTTATTGCGGGTATCACTATCCTGGGTCAGCTCAAGATATCCATCGGCCCGATACTTGCCGGGCTTGGTGTTATAGGCGTGGCCGTGGGCTTCGGCGCCCAGAGCCTGGTCAAGGATTTCCTGGCCGGTATCTTCTTGATAGTCGAGAACCAACTCAGGGTCGGCGATATCGTGCGCATCGGCGACGCAATGGGTGTGGTTGAGACCCTGAGCCTGCGAATAACCCAGGTGCGCGGCCTTAACGGTCACCTTTTTACCATCCCCAACGGCGAGATCAAGATGGTGGAGAACATGACCATGAAGTGGGCAAGGGCGATAGTCAAGGTTGGCGTGGCCTACCGCTCCCAGATAGAGCGGGTGATCGAGGCGCTGGGGAAGGCGGCGGCGGACATCAAGGCTGACGAGGCCTTCGGCTCCTATGTGCTGGAGACACCCCAGATCAAGGCGATAGATGACTTTGCCGCCTCTTCGATAGACGTGGCGTTGTGGATCAAGACCCAGCCTGCCAAGCAGTGGGATATAGGCCGCATGGCACGCCGCTACATCAAGAAACGCTTTGACGAGGCCGGTATCGAGATACCCTTCCCGCAGGTCACCTTAAGCATCGGCCCCAATGAGGCAGAACTTCTGGCAGTGTTCGGACAAGAAAGAAGATCGGCTCCCACCCCGCCACAAGGGTAG
- a CDS encoding NYN domain-containing protein: MPDEPSVKRAIAFIDGQNLFHSAREAFGYTYPNYDVSALSKLVCQNEGWQLSRVRFYTGIPEASDNAFWHNFWSLKLRVLSHQGVYIFSRPLRYRNITVTLPDGTQHTFLLGQEKGVDVRIALDVIRLAHRREYDVALIFSEDQDFSEAAEEIRIIAQEQNRWIKVACAFPYSPTHKRRGIAKTDWIRIDKATYDSCIDHRDYRPKSMRKPEGKT; this comes from the coding sequence ATGCCAGACGAACCTTCAGTAAAGCGAGCAATAGCTTTCATAGACGGACAAAATCTATTCCATTCGGCTCGGGAAGCCTTTGGCTATACCTACCCGAATTATGATGTATCGGCTTTATCGAAACTTGTTTGTCAAAATGAAGGTTGGCAATTGAGCCGAGTAAGGTTCTATACCGGGATTCCAGAGGCCTCAGACAACGCTTTCTGGCATAATTTCTGGTCTCTAAAACTGAGAGTGCTGAGCCATCAAGGAGTTTACATCTTCTCGCGGCCCCTGCGCTATCGCAACATAACAGTAACTTTGCCTGATGGAACACAACATACCTTCTTATTGGGTCAGGAGAAGGGTGTGGATGTGAGAATCGCTCTGGATGTTATAAGATTGGCCCATCGGCGAGAATACGACGTGGCTCTTATCTTTAGTGAGGATCAGGATTTCTCGGAAGCAGCCGAAGAGATACGTATAATTGCTCAGGAGCAGAACCGGTGGATTAAGGTTGCTTGCGCATTCCCATATAGTCCCACTCACAAAAGACGAGGCATTGCCAAGACCGACTGGATCAGAATCGACAAAGCCACATACGATTCTTGCATTGACCACCGCGACTACCGCCCGAAGAGTATGCGTAAACCAGAAGGCAAAACCTGA
- the lexA gene encoding repressor LexA — protein MRLPNPKMRIYEFVRGFAAEHGYPPSIREIAKGLGYASTKAIKVHLDGLAAQGLIKRKLGHARAIQIEPWGIPIVGRVPAGIPNLAVEDVEEIFTATRWRRSFMLRVKGDSMIDAGIMEGDLAVVDPNQVPRAGDIVVARLADEATVKRLVMHGDAYALKPENPAYDLITGPFKIVGKVLGVIREYV, from the coding sequence TTGAGACTGCCAAACCCTAAGATGCGAATATACGAGTTCGTGAGGGGGTTTGCGGCAGAGCACGGCTACCCGCCCTCGATCCGCGAGATTGCCAAGGGGCTGGGTTATGCGAGCACCAAGGCCATCAAGGTTCACCTGGACGGCTTAGCAGCGCAGGGACTCATTAAGCGTAAACTTGGCCACGCTCGCGCGATTCAGATCGAGCCGTGGGGCATCCCGATAGTTGGTCGTGTTCCTGCCGGCATCCCCAATCTTGCCGTGGAAGACGTGGAGGAGATCTTCACCGCCACCCGGTGGCGCCGCTCGTTCATGCTGCGGGTCAAGGGCGACTCGATGATTGATGCTGGCATCATGGAGGGCGATCTGGCGGTGGTTGATCCCAACCAGGTGCCGCGGGCCGGGGACATAGTGGTAGCAAGGCTTGCGGACGAGGCCACGGTCAAGCGGCTGGTGATGCACGGCGATGCCTACGCCTTAAAACCCGAAAACCCGGCATACGATCTGATCACCGGCCCATTCAAGATCGTAGGCAAGGTGCTGGGGGTTATAAGAGAATACGTCTGA
- a CDS encoding transposase, producing the protein MVQELPKRKPAPRLQCLDYKGQYAYSITICIHNKSPIFKDEKVVNDILETLHSVCSQAKFSILAYCFMPDHLHLLLGGGEDTDFVKMMKSFKQITSYRFKNSYGKLLWQRGYYDHILRKDEDIEVVARYIWGNSVRKGLVESIDDYPFSGPREI; encoded by the coding sequence ATGGTTCAGGAACTTCCTAAACGAAAACCTGCTCCCCGACTTCAATGCCTCGACTACAAAGGCCAATACGCTTATTCCATAACTATCTGCATTCATAACAAATCGCCGATCTTCAAAGACGAAAAGGTCGTCAATGATATCCTAGAAACCCTTCACTCCGTCTGCTCACAAGCAAAATTCAGTATCTTGGCGTATTGCTTTATGCCAGACCATCTACATCTTCTTCTTGGGGGCGGTGAAGATACCGATTTCGTCAAAATGATGAAATCGTTCAAACAAATTACATCCTATAGATTTAAGAATTCATACGGTAAGCTCCTTTGGCAACGAGGATACTACGATCATATTTTACGAAAGGATGAAGATATAGAGGTAGTAGCTCGTTACATCTGGGGAAATTCTGTTCGCAAAGGGTTAGTCGAATCTATAGATGATTATCCTTTCTCAGGTCCAAGAGAGATATAA